Proteins encoded in a region of the Vibrio ponticus genome:
- the arcB gene encoding aerobic respiration two-component sensor histidine kinase ArcB: MKTIKNLAQYYVDLLVKLGILRFSILLALALISLAVVVQVGITLFLSGSVDNIDIVRSVFFGLVITPWAVYFLSVVVDQLEESRQRLSKLVSKLKVMRSRDLELNQQLQLNIEKLNQEIEERIKAEEGREEAMKDLENEVYQRERTQMELAERTALLRSFIDASPDLIYYRNAEGVFSGCNRAMEELTGKKESQLVGLTPWEVYSKEVAQQIVETDDAVFADNQAITYEQWLEYPDGRKIYFELRKVPFYSKDGRHLGLVGFGRDITERKRHEESLEKASRDKTTFISTISHELRTPLNGIVGLSRMLLDTPMTDEQRKHMQTINVSAITLGNIFNDIIDMDKFDRRKLELYPAPLNFEDFVVEIESIAALMAEQKGLRFNLERLNDLPTAISVDATRLRQVLWNLISNAMKFTKEGGVVLSVSSYVENEHAYITLEVEDTGVGIPDSELDNIFAMYYQVKSDKDNLHAVGTGIGLAVSKQLIEMMHGDITVSSEEGFGSTFTVTICVPLAEETEIAKVEVQLSERELNIFMVEDIELNITVARSLLESMGHEVSVAMTGQEALEMFDPELYDLVFLDIQLPDMTGFDVARHFRELYSQLPPLVALTANVVKNKQEYYEQGMDEALSKPLSVAAVQEVIALFGDHKPYEPMPHLPEPEHVVDTGEVYQTILDLDMLESYVGIVGTKPVLESIAMFEDMMPGYIELLDSNMVAKDQEGIVSEAHKIKGAAGSIGLKHIQSVAQKAQSPDLPAWWENIDDWVDEIKKEYQSDIQILKEWLAQR, encoded by the coding sequence ATGAAAACCATCAAGAACCTTGCTCAATACTACGTTGACCTATTGGTCAAGCTCGGTATTTTGCGTTTCTCTATTCTTCTGGCTCTTGCTCTTATCTCGCTTGCAGTAGTTGTTCAAGTCGGGATCACCCTGTTTTTAAGTGGCTCTGTCGATAATATCGATATTGTCCGTTCTGTTTTCTTTGGCTTAGTGATTACGCCGTGGGCGGTTTACTTTCTTTCCGTGGTGGTTGACCAACTTGAAGAGTCGCGTCAACGCTTGTCTAAGTTAGTCTCGAAACTGAAAGTGATGCGCTCGCGTGATTTGGAACTGAATCAGCAATTGCAGCTCAATATTGAAAAGCTTAATCAGGAAATTGAGGAGCGCATTAAAGCAGAAGAGGGACGCGAAGAAGCGATGAAAGACCTAGAGAATGAGGTTTATCAGCGCGAGCGTACTCAAATGGAACTCGCCGAGCGTACCGCACTGCTGCGTTCATTTATCGATGCTTCACCAGACTTGATTTATTACCGTAATGCGGAAGGTGTTTTCTCGGGTTGTAACCGCGCCATGGAAGAGTTGACGGGCAAAAAAGAATCGCAACTTGTCGGGCTCACGCCTTGGGAGGTCTATAGCAAAGAAGTGGCGCAACAAATTGTCGAGACCGATGATGCGGTATTTGCTGACAACCAAGCGATAACTTACGAACAATGGCTAGAGTACCCTGACGGTCGTAAGATTTATTTTGAACTGCGGAAAGTGCCGTTTTACAGCAAAGATGGTCGTCATTTAGGTCTCGTCGGTTTTGGACGCGATATTACCGAACGTAAACGCCATGAAGAGTCATTAGAGAAGGCGAGTCGTGATAAGACGACGTTTATCTCGACAATTAGCCATGAACTTAGAACTCCGTTAAACGGTATTGTTGGTTTAAGCCGTATGTTGCTCGATACGCCGATGACCGATGAGCAGCGCAAACACATGCAAACCATTAATGTCAGTGCTATTACCCTAGGTAATATTTTTAATGACATTATTGATATGGATAAGTTTGATCGCCGTAAGTTAGAGCTTTATCCAGCCCCGCTTAACTTTGAAGATTTTGTGGTTGAAATTGAGAGCATTGCTGCCTTGATGGCAGAACAAAAGGGGCTGCGTTTTAATTTAGAGCGACTCAATGATCTGCCAACAGCGATTAGCGTTGATGCAACGCGACTGCGCCAAGTACTGTGGAATTTGATCAGTAATGCGATGAAGTTTACCAAAGAAGGCGGTGTCGTACTTTCGGTCAGTTCATACGTTGAGAATGAGCATGCTTATATCACTTTAGAAGTTGAAGATACCGGGGTTGGTATTCCTGATTCTGAATTAGACAATATTTTTGCCATGTACTATCAAGTGAAATCTGACAAAGATAACTTGCATGCAGTAGGTACGGGTATTGGCTTAGCGGTGTCGAAACAACTGATTGAGATGATGCATGGTGATATTACGGTGAGTAGCGAAGAAGGATTTGGTAGCACCTTCACCGTCACCATTTGTGTGCCGCTTGCGGAAGAAACTGAAATCGCCAAAGTCGAAGTTCAGCTATCAGAGCGTGAATTGAATATCTTTATGGTGGAAGATATTGAGCTGAATATTACGGTTGCACGCTCTTTGCTGGAAAGCATGGGGCATGAAGTATCTGTGGCGATGACTGGGCAAGAAGCGCTCGAGATGTTTGATCCGGAATTGTATGATCTAGTGTTCTTAGATATTCAACTGCCCGATATGACCGGGTTTGATGTTGCAAGGCATTTCCGCGAACTCTACTCGCAATTGCCACCGCTGGTGGCATTAACCGCTAATGTGGTGAAGAATAAGCAAGAATATTATGAGCAAGGCATGGATGAGGCTCTGAGTAAGCCACTTTCAGTTGCCGCAGTGCAAGAGGTTATCGCTCTGTTTGGTGACCATAAACCCTATGAGCCTATGCCGCATTTGCCAGAGCCTGAACACGTTGTGGATACAGGAGAGGTTTATCAGACCATTCTCGATCTCGATATGCTAGAGTCTTATGTTGGCATTGTGGGCACTAAGCCTGTGCTTGAGAGCATTGCTATGTTTGAAGATATGATGCCAGGTTATATTGAATTACTTGATTCCAATATGGTTGCCAAAGATCAAGAAGGCATTGTCTCTGAAGCGCATAAAATAAAAGGTGCCGCCGGCTCAATTGGTCTAAAACATATTCAAAGTGTGGCGCAAAAAGCGCAGTCACCGGATCTGCCAGCGTGGTGGGAGAATATTGATGATTGGGTCGATGAAATTAAGAAAGAATACCAAAGCGATATTCAGATACTCAAAGAATGGCTAGCCCAGAGGTAA
- a CDS encoding TIGR01212 family radical SAM protein (This family includes YhcC from E. coli K-12, an uncharacterized radical SAM protein.): MQLHELVNTIGQDLHRRYGEKVHKLTLHGGFSCPNRDGTIGRGGCTFCNVASFADEETQVKSIQEQLIDRAGEIARAKKYLAYFQAYTSTYAEVQVLKNMYEEALKAADIVGLCVGTRPDCVPDAVLELLSDYVKQGYEIWLELGLQTANNDTLKRINRGHDFECYAEITQRARALGIKVCTHLIVGLPRETREDNVKTMQQVLEVGTDGIKLHGLHIVEGSTMAKAWRAGKLEAPELEEYVAIASELIRMTPPEVVYHRVSSAARRPTLLSPLWCENRWLAMTEIGRALNREGAQGSLVGQPFHYIKPE, from the coding sequence ATGCAGTTACATGAATTGGTCAATACAATAGGTCAGGATTTACATCGCCGTTATGGAGAGAAGGTTCACAAGCTTACTTTGCATGGTGGATTTAGCTGCCCAAACCGCGATGGCACTATCGGTCGTGGTGGTTGTACTTTCTGTAACGTAGCTTCTTTTGCTGATGAAGAAACGCAAGTTAAAAGCATTCAAGAGCAGCTTATCGATCGGGCGGGTGAAATTGCTCGCGCGAAAAAATACCTCGCTTACTTTCAAGCCTACACCAGCACTTATGCGGAAGTTCAGGTTCTGAAAAACATGTATGAAGAAGCATTAAAGGCAGCCGATATCGTTGGCTTGTGTGTCGGCACTCGTCCTGACTGTGTGCCTGATGCGGTACTTGAATTGCTGTCTGATTATGTCAAGCAAGGTTACGAGATTTGGCTCGAGCTGGGCTTACAAACTGCTAATAACGACACCTTGAAACGCATTAATCGCGGGCATGATTTCGAGTGTTATGCCGAAATTACCCAACGCGCTCGCGCGCTAGGGATTAAAGTCTGCACGCATTTAATTGTCGGCTTACCGCGCGAAACTCGTGAAGATAACGTGAAAACCATGCAGCAAGTGCTGGAGGTTGGGACGGACGGTATCAAACTGCATGGTTTACATATCGTTGAAGGTAGCACTATGGCAAAAGCTTGGCGTGCGGGTAAATTGGAAGCGCCTGAGCTAGAAGAATACGTAGCCATTGCGAGTGAACTGATTCGTATGACACCACCTGAGGTGGTTTATCATCGCGTTTCATCAGCGGCGCGTCGCCCAACTCTGCTTTCGCCATTATGGTGCGAGAACCGTTGGTTAGCTATGACTGAAATTGGGCGTGCACTCAACCGAGAGGGGGCTCAAGGTTCACTCGTCGGACAGCCATTCCACTATATTAAGCCTGAGTAA
- the gltB gene encoding glutamate synthase large subunit: MVDREQSTQGLYTPELEHDACGIGFVAHLKNRKSHAVVTQALDMLARMEHRGGQGCDPCSGDGAGILLQKPHEFLLEEAVKLGIKLPSFEKYGVGVVLFPKDQHKREQCRDILERNAKRLDLEVIGYRVLPTDNSMIGADPLSTEPQFEHVFITGGPGTTPEELERKLYVLRNYTVRVCLESVSNIGDDFYINSMSYKTLVYKGQLTTEQVPQYFLDLQNPTMVTALALVHSRFSTNTFPKWRLAQPFRYIAHNGEINTVRGNLNWMKAREAILESELFTQAEIDMLLPICQEGSSDSSNFDMALELLVLSGRSLPHALMMMIPEAWQENKNMDPTRRAFYQYHANIMEPWDGPASVCFTDGVQVGATLDRNGLRPSRYTVTKDDFLVMASESGVVDIAPENVEFRGRLQPGRIFVADLEQGRIISDEEVKDSIATAQPYEKWVEENLLSLKKLPDASNQFSQPSPERLLHRQQAFGVSSEEVNEIIVPMANDGKEPLSAMGADWPLAVLSHQSQHLSNYFKQLFAQVTNPPIDPIRERMVMSLNTYLGKDQNLLTETPQHCQKVELESPVLANSELEKLRAIDNEHLQAKTLDIVFQASEDQGKLERALKRICQYAEDAVIDGYSIILLTDRAVNSNHAAIPAMLAVGAVHHHLIRKGLRAKCDIVVETGDARETHHFATLLGYGANAVNPYLVIETIIELQRTKKLDPQANPRDLFDNYRKAVNGGLLKIFSKMGISTLQSYHGAQIFEALGIHKSVVDKYFTGTVSRIQGLTLDDIAKEVLIRHRFGYPQRDIPIQVLDVGGVYQWKQRGEKHLFNPETISLLQESTRNKNYDQFKQYAAAVDKQGDNAVTLRSQLEFIKNPAGSVPLAEVEPIESIVKRFATGAMSFGSISYEAHSTLAVAMNRLGAKSNSGEGGEDPIRFEPKENGDWERSAIKQVASGRFGVTSYYLTNAEELQIKMAQGAKPGEGGQLPGDKVDDWIGATRHSTPGVGLISPPPHHDIYSIEDLAQLIYDLKNANRKGRVNVKLVSEAGVGTIASGVAKAKADVVLIAGFDGGTGASPMSSIRHTGLPWELGLAETHQTLLKNGLRNRIVVQADGQMKTPRDLAVATLLGAEEWGVATAALVVEGCIMMRKCHKNTCPVGIATQNKTLRERFDGRVEDVVTFFQYMAEGLREIMAELGFRTIDEMVGQGKKLKVRQDVSHWKYKNLDLTPVLHVEEARAEDGIFCQTQQNHNLESVLDRQLIQAAIPALEKGEAVTAEFPIVNTDRSAGTMLSNEISKVYKDNGLPQPMNVKFKGSAGQSFGAFLAKGVKFEVEGDANDYWGKGLSGGTLVLYPDANSSIVAEDNIVVGNVCFYGATSGESFIRGLAGERFCVRNSGAKVVVEGVGDHGCEYMTGGVAIILGSTGRNFAAGMSGGVAYVWDKSGDFESKLNPELVDLDPIEQEDKDLLLDMLSKHVQFTGSEVAQSFLDNFEVSLESMVKVMPRDYKAVLQKRKAEAEQKEAEAV, from the coding sequence ATGGTAGATAGAGAGCAGAGCACCCAAGGTCTGTACACTCCTGAGTTGGAGCATGACGCTTGTGGTATCGGTTTTGTTGCTCACCTCAAAAACCGTAAATCACACGCAGTAGTAACTCAAGCACTCGATATGCTTGCTCGAATGGAACACCGTGGCGGTCAAGGTTGCGATCCATGCAGCGGCGACGGCGCAGGTATCCTACTGCAAAAACCTCATGAATTTCTTTTAGAAGAAGCGGTTAAGCTTGGGATTAAGCTCCCTTCTTTTGAAAAATACGGTGTAGGTGTGGTACTTTTCCCGAAAGATCAGCACAAACGCGAACAATGCAGAGATATTCTCGAGCGTAATGCGAAGCGCCTAGATCTTGAAGTGATTGGCTACCGAGTGTTGCCAACCGATAACTCAATGATCGGTGCCGACCCGCTAAGTACTGAGCCACAATTTGAACACGTATTTATTACTGGTGGTCCAGGCACAACGCCAGAAGAGTTAGAACGTAAGCTGTATGTATTACGTAACTACACGGTTCGCGTATGTCTAGAGAGCGTGTCCAACATTGGTGATGATTTCTACATCAACTCAATGTCATACAAGACTCTGGTTTATAAAGGTCAGCTAACCACTGAGCAAGTACCGCAGTACTTCTTAGATTTGCAGAACCCAACCATGGTGACGGCACTGGCGTTAGTTCACTCTCGCTTCTCAACCAATACATTCCCTAAATGGCGTCTAGCGCAGCCTTTCCGTTACATTGCCCACAATGGTGAAATTAACACTGTTCGCGGTAACTTAAACTGGATGAAAGCGCGTGAAGCAATTCTTGAATCAGAGTTGTTCACTCAAGCTGAAATCGACATGCTATTGCCTATCTGTCAAGAAGGCAGTTCAGACTCATCAAACTTCGACATGGCACTAGAGCTATTGGTGCTTTCCGGTCGTAGCTTGCCGCACGCATTAATGATGATGATCCCTGAAGCATGGCAAGAAAACAAAAACATGGATCCAACGCGTCGCGCATTCTATCAGTACCACGCGAACATCATGGAACCATGGGATGGCCCTGCATCAGTATGTTTTACTGACGGCGTACAAGTAGGTGCTACGCTTGACCGTAACGGTCTGCGTCCATCACGTTACACAGTGACCAAAGATGACTTCCTCGTCATGGCGTCAGAGTCTGGTGTAGTAGATATCGCGCCAGAAAACGTTGAGTTCCGTGGTCGCCTGCAACCAGGTCGTATCTTCGTTGCGGACCTTGAGCAAGGTCGCATAATCTCTGACGAAGAAGTCAAAGATTCTATCGCAACCGCTCAACCTTATGAGAAATGGGTTGAAGAGAACCTGCTTAGCCTGAAAAAACTACCAGACGCAAGCAATCAGTTCAGCCAACCATCGCCTGAGCGCCTATTGCACCGTCAACAAGCGTTTGGTGTGAGCTCGGAAGAAGTGAACGAGATCATCGTGCCAATGGCTAACGATGGTAAAGAGCCTCTATCCGCAATGGGTGCCGACTGGCCACTAGCGGTACTTTCGCATCAATCACAGCACCTATCTAACTACTTTAAGCAGTTGTTTGCGCAGGTTACCAACCCACCGATCGACCCGATTCGTGAGCGTATGGTAATGTCGCTGAATACTTACCTAGGTAAGGATCAGAACCTACTAACCGAAACGCCGCAGCATTGTCAAAAAGTCGAGCTTGAATCACCAGTACTGGCTAACTCTGAACTAGAGAAGCTACGTGCAATTGATAACGAGCACCTGCAAGCGAAAACGCTGGATATCGTATTCCAAGCCAGTGAAGATCAAGGCAAACTTGAGCGTGCACTAAAACGTATTTGCCAATACGCAGAAGACGCGGTTATTGATGGTTACTCTATCATCTTGCTAACCGACCGCGCGGTGAACTCAAACCACGCGGCTATTCCAGCGATGCTGGCGGTCGGTGCAGTGCACCACCATCTAATCCGCAAAGGTCTACGTGCCAAGTGTGACATCGTGGTTGAAACCGGTGATGCACGTGAAACACACCACTTTGCGACACTACTAGGCTACGGTGCGAACGCAGTTAACCCTTACTTGGTTATCGAAACCATCATTGAGCTGCAACGCACTAAGAAACTTGATCCACAAGCGAACCCGCGTGATTTGTTCGACAACTACCGTAAAGCAGTCAACGGCGGACTACTCAAAATCTTCTCGAAGATGGGTATCTCTACGCTGCAGTCTTACCATGGTGCACAGATTTTTGAAGCGCTTGGTATTCACAAATCCGTGGTCGATAAATACTTCACAGGTACGGTATCGCGCATCCAAGGTCTCACTCTGGATGATATCGCCAAAGAAGTACTGATCCGCCACCGCTTTGGTTACCCGCAACGTGACATCCCAATCCAAGTTCTGGATGTGGGTGGTGTTTACCAGTGGAAACAGCGTGGTGAAAAACACCTATTTAACCCAGAAACCATCTCTTTGCTGCAGGAGTCAACGCGTAATAAGAACTACGATCAGTTCAAGCAATACGCTGCCGCCGTTGATAAGCAAGGTGACAATGCCGTTACCCTACGTAGCCAGCTAGAGTTTATTAAAAACCCAGCCGGTTCGGTTCCACTTGCTGAAGTTGAACCAATTGAGAGCATCGTAAAACGCTTTGCCACTGGCGCAATGTCGTTTGGTTCGATCTCTTACGAAGCGCACTCAACCCTTGCTGTAGCGATGAACCGCCTTGGCGCGAAGTCGAACTCAGGTGAAGGTGGTGAAGACCCAATCCGCTTTGAACCAAAAGAAAATGGTGACTGGGAACGCTCAGCAATCAAACAGGTAGCATCAGGTCGTTTCGGCGTAACCTCTTACTATCTAACCAACGCTGAAGAGCTACAAATCAAAATGGCTCAAGGCGCGAAGCCAGGTGAAGGTGGTCAGCTACCAGGCGATAAAGTCGATGACTGGATCGGGGCGACTCGTCACTCCACTCCTGGGGTAGGTCTGATTTCTCCACCGCCACACCACGACATATACTCAATCGAAGATTTGGCACAGCTCATCTACGATTTGAAAAACGCTAACCGTAAAGGTCGCGTTAACGTCAAACTAGTTTCAGAAGCAGGTGTAGGTACCATCGCTTCAGGTGTAGCGAAAGCGAAAGCTGACGTAGTACTGATCGCTGGTTTTGATGGTGGTACAGGCGCATCACCAATGTCTTCAATCCGTCATACCGGTCTTCCTTGGGAACTTGGTTTAGCTGAAACTCACCAAACGCTACTGAAAAACGGTCTACGTAACCGCATCGTTGTTCAAGCAGATGGTCAGATGAAGACACCACGTGACCTTGCTGTTGCAACACTGTTAGGCGCGGAAGAATGGGGCGTAGCAACCGCAGCACTTGTGGTTGAAGGCTGTATCATGATGCGTAAGTGTCATAAGAACACCTGTCCTGTAGGTATCGCAACGCAGAACAAGACGCTACGTGAACGCTTTGATGGTCGCGTAGAAGATGTTGTGACCTTCTTCCAATACATGGCTGAAGGCCTGCGTGAAATCATGGCAGAACTTGGCTTCCGCACTATCGATGAGATGGTCGGTCAAGGTAAGAAACTGAAAGTTCGCCAAGACGTATCACATTGGAAATACAAGAACCTAGATCTAACGCCAGTGCTTCACGTTGAAGAAGCGCGTGCGGAAGACGGTATCTTCTGTCAAACCCAACAAAACCATAACCTTGAGTCGGTACTGGATCGCCAGCTTATTCAAGCCGCAATTCCTGCGCTAGAAAAAGGCGAAGCGGTCACGGCTGAGTTCCCAATCGTCAACACGGACCGCTCGGCGGGCACAATGTTGTCGAATGAAATCTCGAAAGTATACAAAGATAACGGTCTACCTCAGCCAATGAACGTCAAGTTCAAAGGCTCTGCGGGTCAATCATTCGGTGCTTTCCTTGCTAAGGGCGTTAAGTTCGAAGTGGAAGGTGATGCCAACGATTACTGGGGCAAAGGCCTTTCTGGCGGTACGCTAGTACTTTACCCAGACGCCAACTCAAGCATTGTCGCGGAAGATAACATCGTGGTCGGTAACGTATGTTTCTACGGTGCAACCTCAGGTGAGTCTTTCATCCGCGGTCTTGCTGGTGAGCGTTTCTGTGTACGTAACTCCGGCGCGAAAGTCGTGGTTGAAGGTGTGGGTGACCACGGTTGTGAATACATGACCGGTGGTGTGGCGATTATCCTTGGTTCGACTGGACGTAACTTTGCTGCGGGTATGAGTGGCGGTGTAGCTTACGTTTGGGATAAATCAGGTGATTTTGAATCAAAACTCAACCCTGAACTGGTTGACCTCGATCCAATCGAGCAAGAAGACAAAGACCTACTACTCGACATGCTGAGTAAGCATGTTCAGTTCACAGGAAGTGAAGTGGCTCAGTCTTTCCTAGACAATTTTGAAGTAAGCCTAGAGAGCATGGTGAAAGTAATGCCACGTGACTACAAAGCCGTACTTCAAAAGCGTAAGGCTGAAGCAGAACAAAAAGAAGCGGAGGCAGTGTAA
- a CDS encoding glutamate synthase subunit beta, with protein MGKPTGFLEHGRELPQKIDPQERIKNNKEFVLNEEFGDKINTQASRCMDCGVPFCHNGCPIGNIIPEFNDAVYRDSWEEAWNILSSTNNFPEFTGRVCPAPCESACVLGINQDPITICNIEKTIVETAYREGYAKPKTPRTRTGKTVAIIGSGPAGLSAAEQLNSAGHSVTVFERDEKVGGLLRFGIPDFKLGMDIIDRKINLMAEAGVEFKVNQHIGVDVNAQQLRQEFDVVLLTGGSTVPRDLPVPGRELNGVYFAMQFLSQNNRRANDMDLKTEEIHAKDKHVVVIGGGDTGSDCVGTSNRHGAKSITQVEIMPIPPEKRPANMPWPQYPMIMRTSTSHEEGVDRHWNILTKEFVGNEHGEVTGLRIADIVWEDPKPGERPGFKEVEGSERVIPCDMAFLAMGFLHPEPHGVLAQLDIALDDRGNVATTDFATNQPGVFAAGDMRTGQSLVVRCINEGRESARAVDEYLMGGTNLEAKAKSLMLSA; from the coding sequence ATGGGTAAGCCTACTGGATTTTTAGAGCATGGTCGTGAACTCCCGCAGAAAATCGACCCGCAAGAGCGTATTAAGAACAACAAAGAGTTCGTTCTCAATGAGGAATTTGGTGACAAGATCAACACGCAAGCTTCTCGCTGTATGGACTGTGGCGTGCCGTTTTGTCATAACGGCTGCCCTATCGGCAACATCATCCCAGAATTTAACGATGCGGTTTACCGTGACAGCTGGGAAGAAGCTTGGAACATTCTAAGCTCGACCAATAACTTCCCTGAATTTACTGGTCGTGTTTGCCCGGCTCCATGTGAAAGTGCGTGTGTACTTGGGATTAACCAAGATCCAATCACTATCTGTAACATTGAGAAAACCATTGTTGAGACCGCGTACCGTGAAGGCTACGCGAAACCAAAAACACCACGTACTCGCACGGGTAAAACCGTGGCAATCATCGGCTCAGGTCCGGCAGGGTTATCTGCTGCTGAGCAGCTTAATAGTGCTGGTCACTCAGTCACTGTGTTTGAGCGTGATGAAAAAGTGGGTGGTCTACTGCGCTTTGGTATTCCAGACTTTAAGCTAGGTATGGACATCATTGACCGTAAAATCAACTTAATGGCAGAAGCCGGCGTTGAGTTCAAAGTCAACCAACATATCGGTGTCGATGTTAACGCACAGCAACTGCGTCAAGAGTTTGATGTGGTGCTACTGACTGGCGGATCTACGGTACCGCGCGATCTACCTGTTCCTGGCCGCGAACTAAATGGTGTCTACTTTGCGATGCAGTTCCTTTCGCAAAACAACCGCCGTGCTAACGACATGGATCTTAAGACGGAAGAAATTCACGCTAAAGATAAACATGTCGTGGTGATTGGTGGTGGTGACACGGGTTCTGACTGTGTGGGTACTTCAAACCGTCATGGAGCGAAGAGCATCACTCAAGTTGAAATCATGCCGATCCCGCCAGAGAAGCGCCCAGCGAATATGCCTTGGCCGCAATACCCAATGATCATGCGCACTTCAACATCTCATGAAGAAGGCGTTGATCGTCACTGGAACATCTTAACTAAAGAGTTTGTCGGTAACGAGCACGGTGAAGTAACCGGTCTGCGTATCGCTGACATCGTATGGGAAGATCCAAAACCAGGTGAGCGTCCAGGCTTTAAAGAAGTTGAAGGCAGTGAGCGTGTGATCCCTTGTGATATGGCGTTCCTCGCGATGGGCTTCTTACACCCTGAGCCACATGGTGTACTTGCACAACTTGACATCGCATTGGATGATCGCGGCAACGTGGCAACCACTGACTTTGCGACCAACCAACCTGGCGTGTTTGCTGCTGGTGACATGCGTACTGGTCAATCGTTGGTTGTACGTTGTATCAACGAAGGTCGTGAGTCTGCTCGCGCTGTTGACGAGTACCTAATGGGTGGCACCAACCTAGAAGCGAAAGCAAAATCACTGATGCTTTCTGCTTAA
- a CDS encoding DUF1499 domain-containing protein, with protein sequence MKTTFAVIIATVVLSGCSQGARAMTKKIDQVCADKPNCVSTLDQREKFQLAPFTIKDNVTIEQIETVALSLPGAKTAAHEGNYLRIECTSKIMRFVDDLELEIRGNQLLVRSESRVGYSDFGVNRKRGEQLRTGLEKAGLLEN encoded by the coding sequence ATGAAAACTACTTTCGCAGTCATTATCGCCACTGTCGTACTTTCAGGATGCAGCCAAGGAGCCAGAGCCATGACGAAAAAAATTGATCAAGTCTGCGCTGATAAACCCAACTGTGTTTCAACCTTAGATCAACGAGAGAAATTTCAACTCGCTCCATTCACGATCAAAGACAATGTGACCATTGAGCAAATTGAAACCGTGGCACTAAGCTTACCAGGTGCGAAAACAGCCGCTCATGAAGGCAATTATCTACGTATTGAGTGCACCTCAAAAATCATGCGCTTTGTTGATGATTTAGAGCTAGAAATAAGAGGCAACCAATTACTCGTCCGCTCAGAATCTCGCGTGGGTTACTCTGATTTTGGCGTCAATCGCAAGCGAGGTGAACAGCTTCGAACTGGGCTCGAGAAAGCTGGATTGCTCGAAAACTAA